The segment CCAGAACCTATTGAAACTGTAAAAAAGGGTAAATGTAAGGTTGAATGCCAAAATAAAGAACGCTTTATTTTAATTGAAAAAGAAAATGGTAAAGCAATGTATCATACAAAAATAATGATGGATATTTATAAATTTGGAGTTTATGAGAAAAAACACGAATTTAGATTATCATTGAGGGCCTTATTTAATGGGGAAAGGATTGTTGAAGAAACTCATTTGTACCCAATTAAAGAAGGAGATAAGTTTATTGGTATTTTTTATGGCTACAGAAAACCAATAAAAAAGCCATTAATAAAGTATCAAATAAACGGAACTAGAAAAGCATATGCATTAGCAAGGGCATATTATATGGAATTTAGATTTAAAGCCGGAAGTGTATTTTGCTATTTCAAGGGATTATATCGATTATTAGATAAAAAAAGAACAAATAATCATTACAACAAAGTTTTATTTAGTATGTTTACAGATTTAGAACAACAAGTATATAAATTTTATGGGAAAAAATACCCAGAACAAGGACCGTTAATAAAATGGATAATAAAAAACCTAAAATAATAACAATAGCGTCAATTAAGGGCGGTGTTGGCAAAAGCATGTTGTCAATTATATTTTCATATATTTTAAGCGAAATGAACAATAAAGTGTTGATTGTAGATTTAGATCCTCAAAATAGTTTAACCAGTTATTTTTTACAATATATCAGAAATATTGAATTGAATAATGTTTATTATCTTTTAAAAAGAGATCAAAACATTGCTTTTAATGAATATATAAATTCAATAAATAATAATATGTATATTATTCCGGCCCATCCAATTTTATGTAAATTTGAAAAAGGAGATATTCCTTATAAAGAGCTTATGTTAGAACATATATTTGATAAAAATTTACATTATTATAATTTTGATTATGTAGTAATTGATACTCCCCCTAGTTTAAGTTCTTTATTGTTTAATGCGTTAAA is part of the Borreliella burgdorferi B31 genome and harbors:
- a CDS encoding DUF226 domain-containing protein, coding for MENAPEPIETVKKGKCKVECQNKERFILIEKENGKAMYHTKIMMDIYKFGVYEKKHEFRLSLRALFNGERIVEETHLYPIKEGDKFIGIFYGYRKPIKKPLIKYQINGTRKAYALARAYYMEFRFKAGSVFCYFKGLYRLLDKKRTNNHYNKVLFSMFTDLEQQVYKFYGKKYPEQGPLIKWIIKNLK
- a CDS encoding ParA family protein — translated: MDNKKPKIITIASIKGGVGKSMLSIIFSYILSEMNNKVLIVDLDPQNSLTSYFLQYIRNIELNNVYYLLKRDQNIAFNEYINSINNNMYIIPAHPILCKFEKGDIPYKELMLEHIFDKNLHYYNFDYVVIDTPPSLSSLLFNALNITHKVIIPIQAERWSVESLPILMNEIKEVEIIRKKNIDVLIIENQFIKNRNTYKDIESILQSEYKDLIKGRVHFYNSIKVFINELKEPNNKEIYYQEIKKILNNMF